From a region of the Corallococcus coralloides DSM 2259 genome:
- a CDS encoding ubiquitin-like small modifier protein 1, which produces MATIRIPTPMRTLTGNKSEVQATGATVGEVLRDLEARYPGMGARLFDDKGGVRRYVNVFLNDEDVRALKALETPVKDADRITLIPAMAGG; this is translated from the coding sequence ATGGCCACGATTCGCATTCCGACACCCATGAGGACGCTGACGGGCAACAAGTCCGAGGTCCAGGCCACCGGCGCCACCGTGGGCGAGGTGCTGCGCGACCTGGAAGCGCGCTATCCCGGCATGGGCGCGCGCCTCTTCGACGACAAGGGGGGCGTGCGCCGGTACGTGAACGTCTTCCTCAACGACGAGGACGTGCGCGCGCTCAAGGCCCTGGAGACGCCCGTGAAGGACGCGGACCGCATCACCCTCATCCCCGCCATGGCGGGAGGCTGA
- a CDS encoding sulfurtransferase TusA family protein produces MPDVTATLDITREVCPMTYVRTKLKLESLPPDTLLEVLLKGDEPLKNVPRSAKDEGHDVVSLDPRGDGTHRLIIRKRGK; encoded by the coding sequence ATGCCCGACGTGACGGCGACGTTGGACATCACCCGCGAGGTGTGTCCGATGACCTACGTGCGCACCAAGCTGAAGCTGGAGTCGCTGCCCCCTGACACGCTGCTGGAGGTGCTGCTCAAGGGCGACGAGCCCCTGAAGAACGTGCCCCGCAGCGCGAAGGACGAGGGCCACGACGTCGTCTCCCTGGATCCACGCGGGGACGGCACGCACCGGTTGATCATCCGCAAGCGGGGGAAATGA
- a CDS encoding NrsF family protein gives MSPPNDPWRSPPPRLDPKAMERALAASRAELALKRPVRGWRSQAVGLFAASAGLALAVMGVFLALGRTTGSMLMGRAPLLAMLLSTSAVCSWGALSPRGRGLRQVGVGMALVSSALLVLTRAAPRGPSTLPEWVCTVSHVALALVPLVVALVALRSAAFDPLRAAVAGLAVGTVGAVVGELACEQGPGHVATYHLGAWALLTLATWALSKRLKPRTYAP, from the coding sequence ATGAGCCCTCCGAACGACCCGTGGCGTTCCCCCCCGCCCCGCCTGGATCCGAAGGCGATGGAGCGCGCGCTGGCGGCATCGCGCGCGGAGCTGGCCCTGAAGCGGCCGGTGCGAGGGTGGCGTTCGCAGGCGGTGGGGCTGTTCGCGGCGTCCGCGGGCCTGGCGCTCGCGGTGATGGGCGTGTTCCTGGCGCTGGGGCGCACCACGGGCTCGATGCTGATGGGCCGCGCGCCCCTGCTGGCGATGCTGCTGTCCACGAGCGCGGTGTGCTCCTGGGGCGCGCTGTCCCCGCGCGGACGCGGGCTGCGCCAGGTGGGCGTGGGCATGGCGCTGGTGAGCTCCGCGCTGCTGGTGCTGACGCGGGCCGCCCCTCGGGGCCCCTCCACCCTCCCCGAGTGGGTGTGCACGGTGAGCCACGTGGCGCTGGCGCTGGTGCCTTTGGTGGTCGCGCTGGTGGCGTTGCGGTCGGCGGCGTTCGACCCGCTGCGCGCGGCGGTGGCGGGACTCGCGGTGGGGACGGTGGGCGCGGTCGTGGGCGAGCTGGCGTGTGAGCAGGGCCCCGGCCATGTGGCCACCTATCACCTGGGGGCATGGGCGTTGTTGACGCTCGCGACCTGGGCGCTGTCGAAACGACTCAAACCCCGGACCTACGCACCATGA
- the fghA gene encoding S-formylglutathione hydrolase, with amino-acid sequence MSAVTPTLVSEHACFGGTQSFWKHPSEACGGEMRFSVYTPPQAKHGKVPVLYYLAGLTCTEETFAIKGGAQRVAAELGLMLVAPDTSPRGAGIPGEDADWDFGTGAGFYLDATQEPWKARYRMGTYITQELPGIIGAHFPARMDREGIFGHSMGGHGALVTALRNPGRYKSVSAFAPIGAPIRSPWGKKAFGGYLGPDEATWREYDATELLKAGRRVPALLVDQGTKDKFLPDQLHPHFLKEACEAAGQPLTLRMQEGYDHGYYFVSTFMEDHLRHHGTALNAG; translated from the coding sequence ATGAGCGCCGTGACGCCCACGCTCGTCAGCGAGCACGCGTGCTTCGGGGGGACGCAGTCCTTCTGGAAGCACCCGTCGGAAGCCTGCGGCGGTGAGATGCGCTTCAGCGTCTACACCCCGCCCCAGGCGAAGCACGGCAAGGTGCCCGTGCTGTACTACCTGGCGGGCCTCACCTGCACGGAGGAGACGTTCGCCATCAAGGGTGGCGCGCAGCGCGTGGCGGCGGAGCTGGGGCTGATGCTCGTGGCGCCGGACACCAGTCCTCGCGGCGCGGGCATCCCGGGCGAGGACGCGGACTGGGACTTCGGCACCGGCGCGGGCTTCTACCTGGACGCCACCCAGGAGCCGTGGAAGGCGCGCTACCGCATGGGCACGTACATCACGCAGGAGCTGCCCGGCATCATCGGCGCGCACTTCCCCGCGCGCATGGACCGCGAGGGCATCTTCGGGCACTCGATGGGCGGGCACGGAGCGCTGGTGACGGCGCTGCGCAACCCGGGCCGGTACAAGTCCGTGTCCGCGTTCGCTCCCATTGGCGCTCCCATCCGCAGCCCCTGGGGCAAGAAGGCCTTTGGCGGCTACCTGGGGCCGGATGAGGCGACGTGGCGCGAGTACGACGCCACGGAGCTCCTGAAGGCCGGCCGGCGCGTGCCGGCGCTGCTCGTGGACCAGGGGACGAAGGACAAGTTCCTGCCGGACCAGCTGCACCCGCACTTCCTCAAGGAAGCCTGCGAGGCGGCGGGCCAGCCCCTCACCCTGCGCATGCAGGAGGGGTACGACCACGGCTACTACTTCGTCTCCACGTTCATGGAAGACCACCTGCGCCACCACGGAACCGCGCTGAACGCGGGCTGA
- a CDS encoding S-(hydroxymethyl)glutathione dehydrogenase/class III alcohol dehydrogenase has product MDVRAAVAFEAGKPLSIETVHLEGPKAGEVLIELKATGLCHTDEFTRSGADPEGLFPAIFGHEGAGIVVDVGPGVTSVKKGDHVIPLYTPECRGCKSCLSQKTNLCTAIRATQGKGLMPDGTSRFRLGKQAIHHYMGCSTFANFTVLPEIAVAKIREDAPFDKVCYIGCGVTTGVGAVVYTAKVEAGAKVVVFGLGGIGLNVVQAARMVGADMIVGVDLNPARKEIAEKFGMTHFVNPKEVEGDLVPYLVNLTGGGADYSFECIGNVKTMRQALECCHRGWGESIIIGVAGAGQEISTRPFQLVTGRVWKGSAFGGARGRTDVPKIVDWYMDGKIQVDPLITHTLKLEEINHGFDLMHEGKSIRSVVKYG; this is encoded by the coding sequence ATGGACGTCCGCGCCGCCGTCGCCTTCGAGGCCGGCAAGCCCCTGAGCATCGAAACCGTGCACCTGGAAGGCCCCAAGGCGGGCGAGGTGCTGATCGAGCTGAAGGCCACCGGCCTGTGCCACACCGACGAGTTCACCCGCTCCGGCGCGGACCCGGAAGGTCTGTTCCCCGCCATCTTCGGCCACGAGGGCGCGGGCATCGTCGTGGACGTGGGCCCGGGCGTCACCAGCGTGAAGAAGGGCGACCACGTCATCCCGCTCTACACGCCGGAGTGCCGCGGCTGTAAGTCGTGCCTGTCCCAGAAGACGAACCTGTGCACGGCCATCCGCGCCACGCAGGGCAAGGGCCTGATGCCGGACGGCACCAGCCGCTTCCGCCTGGGCAAGCAGGCCATCCACCACTACATGGGCTGCTCCACGTTCGCGAACTTCACGGTGCTGCCGGAGATCGCCGTCGCGAAGATCCGCGAGGACGCCCCCTTCGACAAGGTCTGCTACATCGGCTGCGGCGTCACCACGGGCGTGGGCGCCGTCGTCTACACCGCGAAGGTGGAGGCCGGCGCGAAGGTCGTCGTCTTCGGCCTGGGCGGCATCGGCCTGAACGTCGTGCAGGCCGCGCGCATGGTGGGCGCGGACATGATCGTCGGCGTGGACCTGAACCCCGCTCGCAAGGAGATCGCGGAGAAGTTCGGGATGACGCACTTCGTGAACCCGAAGGAAGTGGAAGGCGACCTCGTCCCCTACCTGGTCAACCTCACCGGCGGCGGCGCGGACTACAGCTTCGAGTGCATTGGCAACGTGAAGACGATGCGCCAGGCCCTGGAGTGCTGCCACCGCGGCTGGGGCGAGAGCATCATCATCGGCGTGGCTGGCGCGGGGCAGGAGATCAGCACCCGCCCGTTCCAGCTCGTCACCGGCCGCGTGTGGAAGGGCAGCGCGTTCGGCGGCGCCCGCGGCCGCACGGACGTGCCGAAGATCGTCGACTGGTACATGGACGGGAAGATCCAGGTCGACCCGCTGATCACGCACACGCTGAAGCTGGAGGAGATCAACCACGGCTTCGACCTGATGCACGAGGGCAAGTCCATCCGCAGCGTGGTGAAGTACGGATGA
- a CDS encoding FKBP-type peptidyl-prolyl cis-trans isomerase: MKIGKDSVVAIDYKLHLGDGKIVDESEAGEPLVYLHGYEEIVPGLEKALEGKSAGESLKTVVSAADGYGDYDPEGVEEVPRTEFPEDLEIKAGGILSATDPEGDEVDFLVKEVRKDTVLVDFNHPFAGKELHFEVSIKEVRAATPEELEHGHAHGPDDDHDH; this comes from the coding sequence ATGAAAATCGGCAAGGACAGTGTTGTCGCCATTGACTACAAGCTGCACCTCGGCGACGGGAAGATCGTGGACGAGAGCGAGGCGGGCGAGCCGCTCGTCTACCTGCACGGCTACGAGGAGATCGTCCCCGGCCTGGAGAAGGCGCTGGAGGGCAAGTCCGCGGGCGAGTCGCTGAAGACGGTCGTCTCCGCGGCGGACGGCTACGGCGACTACGATCCGGAAGGCGTCGAGGAGGTCCCCCGGACCGAGTTCCCCGAGGACCTGGAGATCAAGGCCGGCGGCATCCTGAGCGCCACGGATCCGGAGGGCGACGAGGTCGACTTCCTGGTGAAGGAAGTGCGCAAGGACACGGTGCTGGTGGACTTCAACCACCCGTTCGCCGGCAAGGAGCTGCACTTCGAGGTCAGCATCAAGGAAGTGCGCGCCGCCACGCCCGAGGAACTCGAGCACGGCCACGCGCACGGCCCTGACGACGACCACGATCACTGA
- a CDS encoding DEAD/DEAH box helicase: MSASFKSLGLSPETLGAVKRARFGTPTPIQAQAIPPALSGRDVIGCAATGTGKTAAYLLPMIERFAGEKGTRGLILTPTRELAQQVEEQARFFGEPLGVLPVLIVGGEDMNAQVDALRERPSLIVATPGRLVDLLGVKAVNLHRIQTLVLDEADRMLDMGFLPQINQILHALPRERQTLLFSATLGADVTRFGQRALHKPVRVEVTPSGTPAPRAEQHLYIVKPEEKWPLLLTLLSQDQASALVFVRTQQRADKMKELLAAAGHKSAALHAGRTQAQRRQALEGFRRGQYRCLVATDLAARGLDVDDIGHVISLDVPHGPEDYVHRIGRTARAAASGRASLFALEVERRTLQDIERIIRQELPRTEVPRRDPIFKREMEAFLAKQRDPGPRQPDHGRSKRPEGAAPGRHARTHGKGRPKGPAGQ; encoded by the coding sequence ATGAGTGCTTCCTTCAAGTCCCTGGGCCTGTCCCCCGAAACGCTGGGCGCCGTGAAGCGTGCCCGCTTCGGTACCCCCACGCCCATCCAGGCGCAGGCCATCCCGCCCGCGCTTTCCGGCCGCGACGTCATCGGCTGCGCGGCCACCGGCACCGGCAAGACGGCCGCCTACCTGCTCCCCATGATTGAACGCTTCGCGGGCGAGAAGGGCACGCGGGGCCTCATCCTCACCCCCACTCGCGAGCTGGCGCAGCAGGTGGAGGAGCAGGCCCGCTTCTTCGGCGAGCCCCTGGGCGTCCTGCCCGTCCTCATCGTCGGCGGCGAGGACATGAACGCGCAGGTGGATGCGCTGCGCGAGCGCCCCAGCCTCATCGTCGCCACGCCGGGCCGGCTCGTGGACCTGTTGGGCGTGAAGGCCGTGAACCTCCATCGCATCCAGACCCTGGTGCTGGATGAGGCGGACCGGATGCTCGACATGGGCTTCCTGCCGCAGATCAACCAGATCCTCCACGCGCTGCCCCGTGAGCGCCAGACGCTGCTGTTCTCCGCCACCCTGGGCGCGGACGTGACGCGCTTCGGACAGCGCGCCCTGCACAAACCCGTGCGCGTGGAAGTGACGCCCAGCGGCACCCCCGCGCCCCGCGCCGAACAGCACCTCTACATCGTGAAGCCCGAGGAGAAGTGGCCCCTGCTCCTCACCCTGCTCTCACAGGACCAGGCCAGCGCGCTCGTGTTCGTGCGCACCCAGCAGCGCGCGGACAAGATGAAGGAGCTGCTCGCCGCCGCGGGCCACAAGTCCGCCGCCCTGCACGCGGGCCGCACCCAGGCCCAGCGGCGTCAGGCGTTGGAGGGCTTCCGCCGGGGGCAGTACCGCTGCCTCGTGGCCACCGACCTGGCGGCGCGCGGACTGGACGTGGATGACATTGGCCACGTCATCAGCCTGGACGTGCCGCACGGGCCGGAGGACTACGTGCACCGCATCGGCCGCACCGCTCGCGCGGCGGCCAGTGGACGGGCGTCGTTGTTCGCGCTGGAGGTGGAGCGGCGCACGCTCCAGGACATCGAGCGCATCATCCGCCAGGAGCTTCCGCGCACGGAGGTGCCGCGCAGGGACCCCATCTTCAAGCGGGAGATGGAGGCGTTCCTGGCGAAGCAGCGCGACCCGGGGCCGCGCCAGCCCGACCATGGGCGCTCCAAGCGGCCCGAAGGCGCGGCGCCCGGGCGGCATGCCCGGACGCACGGCAAGGGCCGGCCGAAGGGCCCCGCCGGTCAGTGA
- a CDS encoding carotenogenesis protein carS: protein MKHDPSLILTEDVDGAPVRMGAAVMIVRTEADDSVSERFLGRVGVVVALVFDDPPMQYPRDPLIQVRVAGLGEDLFFAREIVEVPQGHFVAFGSSSSG, encoded by the coding sequence ATGAAGCACGATCCCTCGCTCATCTTGACGGAAGACGTGGACGGCGCGCCGGTGCGCATGGGCGCGGCGGTGATGATCGTCCGCACCGAAGCGGATGACTCCGTGTCGGAGCGCTTCCTGGGCCGCGTGGGCGTCGTCGTGGCGCTGGTGTTCGACGATCCGCCCATGCAGTACCCGCGCGACCCGCTCATCCAGGTGCGCGTGGCCGGTCTGGGCGAGGACCTCTTCTTCGCCCGGGAGATCGTCGAGGTGCCCCAGGGTCACTTCGTCGCGTTCGGGTCGTCCAGCTCCGGGTAG
- a CDS encoding HesA/MoeB/ThiF family protein: MHGSPDTDHHARIPHATRIERARVLVVGVGGLGCPASLALAQGGVGHLTLVDPDRVDVTNLPRQLWHRTQDVGRFKAESAAAGLLRAFPGLSVEALPERLDAGNAEALFREHDLVVDATDGVATKFFLSDVAVLTGVPLVYGGVLRMNGQALRIDPGGPCLRCLYEDVPPPDAVPTCAQAGVLGAMAGLIGAVQALLALELLAGAATGPRGQATLHVLDGETLEGRTVKVTRAPDCPGCNIQSLPPYPSSQEDTACPT; the protein is encoded by the coding sequence ATGCACGGTTCCCCGGATACCGACCATCACGCACGCATTCCCCACGCCACCCGCATCGAGCGTGCGCGCGTGCTGGTGGTGGGAGTGGGCGGCCTGGGCTGTCCGGCGTCGCTCGCGCTGGCGCAGGGCGGTGTGGGCCACCTGACGCTGGTGGATCCGGACCGGGTGGACGTGACGAACCTGCCCCGGCAGCTCTGGCACCGCACCCAGGACGTGGGCCGCTTCAAGGCGGAGTCCGCCGCCGCCGGCCTGCTGCGCGCCTTCCCCGGCCTGAGCGTGGAGGCCCTGCCGGAGCGGCTGGACGCGGGCAACGCCGAAGCGCTCTTCCGCGAGCACGACCTGGTGGTGGACGCCACCGACGGCGTCGCGACCAAGTTCTTCCTGTCGGACGTGGCGGTGCTCACAGGCGTGCCGCTCGTGTACGGCGGCGTGCTGCGCATGAATGGGCAGGCCCTGCGAATCGACCCCGGCGGCCCGTGCCTGCGCTGCCTCTATGAGGACGTGCCGCCCCCGGACGCGGTGCCCACCTGCGCGCAGGCGGGCGTGCTGGGCGCGATGGCGGGGCTCATCGGCGCGGTGCAGGCGCTGCTCGCGCTGGAGCTGCTGGCGGGCGCGGCCACGGGCCCCCGGGGACAGGCCACGCTGCATGTGCTCGACGGCGAGACGCTGGAGGGGCGCACCGTGAAGGTGACGCGCGCGCCCGACTGCCCGGGGTGCAACATCCAGTCGCTGCCCCCGTACCCTTCGTCCCAGGAGGACACCGCATGCCCGACGTGA
- a CDS encoding sensor histidine kinase — MDSDPRPGDDHPAHDLKARVRAVLERRNLTDNVSAEQAAASWEQDRFVARARALFYARMMFLTLGLLILAVPAWSGYFGFNGPISFLGYFAMLIYSVANLLVIDHPKAGRWVTYLSLCFDLLITVVLIARPQVGGGLQSPLLATQLLFTTLFAILFPKPLAILPPLLALPITTRLDLLLNRSVTAVELLTLLWYLGLNFIIVYVLVYLNEREATAHREVVSLQGDLKELAVVEERNRLAREIHDGLGASLSSMIIQAEYILNLAREDGLRTEIREMKATAEESIEELRRNLRMMRDDFELAQGLEDYVKTFRDRTGQAIRFERTGLTRKLPPDAQLALFRILQECLSNAAKHAEAKEVQVRLDFSAEGVHLVVRDNGKGFDPGRTPRGHYGLLNMRERAMKLGGSIVVDSAPGAGAQVAFSLPCLSA, encoded by the coding sequence ATGGACAGCGACCCCCGACCCGGCGACGACCACCCGGCCCATGACCTGAAGGCCCGCGTCCGCGCCGTGCTGGAGCGCCGCAACCTCACGGACAACGTGTCCGCGGAGCAGGCGGCGGCTTCCTGGGAGCAGGACCGCTTCGTCGCCCGGGCCCGCGCGCTGTTCTACGCGCGGATGATGTTCCTCACGTTGGGCCTGCTCATCCTCGCGGTGCCCGCGTGGAGCGGCTACTTCGGCTTCAACGGGCCCATCTCCTTCCTGGGCTACTTCGCGATGCTCATCTACAGCGTCGCGAACCTGCTCGTCATCGACCACCCGAAGGCGGGCCGGTGGGTGACGTACCTGTCGCTGTGCTTCGACCTGCTGATCACCGTGGTGCTCATCGCCCGGCCGCAGGTGGGCGGCGGTCTTCAAAGCCCGCTCCTGGCGACGCAGCTGCTCTTCACCACGCTCTTCGCCATCCTCTTCCCCAAACCGCTGGCCATCCTGCCGCCGCTCCTGGCGCTGCCCATCACCACGCGGTTGGACCTGCTGCTCAACCGCTCCGTGACGGCGGTGGAGCTGCTCACGCTGCTCTGGTACCTGGGGCTCAACTTCATCATCGTCTACGTGCTCGTGTACCTGAACGAGCGCGAGGCCACCGCGCACCGCGAGGTGGTGTCCCTGCAGGGCGACTTGAAGGAGCTGGCCGTGGTGGAGGAGCGCAACCGGCTGGCGCGCGAAATCCATGACGGTCTGGGCGCGTCCCTGTCCTCGATGATCATCCAGGCGGAGTACATCCTGAACCTCGCGCGCGAGGACGGGCTGCGCACGGAGATCCGCGAGATGAAGGCCACCGCGGAGGAGTCGATTGAAGAGCTGCGCCGCAACCTGCGGATGATGCGCGACGACTTCGAGCTGGCGCAGGGCCTGGAGGACTACGTCAAGACGTTCCGCGACCGCACCGGGCAGGCCATCCGCTTCGAGCGCACGGGCCTGACGCGCAAGCTGCCCCCGGACGCGCAGTTGGCGCTGTTCCGCATCCTCCAGGAGTGCCTGTCCAACGCCGCGAAGCACGCCGAGGCGAAGGAGGTCCAGGTGCGCCTGGACTTCAGCGCGGAGGGCGTGCACCTGGTGGTCCGCGACAACGGCAAGGGCTTCGACCCGGGCCGCACGCCGCGCGGACACTACGGCCTGCTCAACATGCGTGAGCGGGCCATGAAGCTCGGGGGTTCCATCGTGGTGGACTCGGCGCCCGGCGCCGGGGCCCAGGTGGCCTTCTCCCTTCCCTGTCTTTCCGCCTGA
- a CDS encoding response regulator: MDPTPNAAAIPIRVFVVEDQTKILKNQLRLFEGHPDIDIVGTALSGEAALVEVERDQPDVLLLDLGLPRMSGIDVTREVKARFPKVEILIFTIFDEEDKVLEAVKAGASGYLLKGATVDKIVEAIKEVRAGGTVIQPNLARRLLRHFRVEPDTAPVPTEPLPVAPSAAESAPAGEEASAHEPLLKPLSDREREILQLIAKGVSNSEAARLLSLSKATIRTHLEHIYRKLEVTNRVEAVTEGIRKGLISV, from the coding sequence GTGGACCCGACCCCGAATGCCGCCGCCATCCCCATCCGCGTGTTCGTCGTGGAGGACCAGACCAAGATTTTGAAGAACCAGCTGCGCCTCTTCGAGGGCCACCCGGACATCGACATCGTGGGCACCGCGCTGTCGGGCGAGGCCGCGTTGGTCGAGGTGGAGCGCGATCAGCCGGACGTGCTGCTGCTGGACCTGGGACTGCCGCGCATGAGCGGCATCGACGTGACGCGCGAGGTGAAGGCGCGCTTCCCGAAGGTGGAGATCCTGATCTTCACCATCTTCGACGAGGAGGACAAAGTCCTCGAAGCCGTGAAGGCGGGCGCGTCCGGCTACCTGCTCAAGGGCGCCACGGTGGACAAGATCGTGGAGGCCATCAAGGAGGTGCGCGCGGGCGGCACGGTCATCCAGCCGAACCTCGCGCGCCGGCTGTTGCGTCACTTCCGCGTGGAGCCGGACACCGCGCCCGTGCCCACGGAGCCGCTGCCCGTGGCGCCGTCTGCCGCGGAGTCCGCGCCAGCAGGTGAAGAAGCGTCCGCGCACGAACCGCTGCTCAAGCCGCTGTCGGACCGCGAGCGCGAAATCCTCCAGCTCATCGCCAAGGGCGTGTCCAACAGCGAGGCGGCCCGGCTGCTGTCGCTCTCCAAGGCGACCATCCGCACGCACCTGGAGCACATCTACCGGAAACTCGAAGTGACGAACCGCGTGGAAGCCGTCACCGAGGGCATCCGCAAGGGCCTCATCTCCGTCTAG
- a CDS encoding RNA polymerase sigma factor, with amino-acid sequence MEGVTDEVLMDQFRQGDEPAFEALFARHAGRVHGFLARMVRDGPLAEDLMQTTFLSVIRARGRYERGTRFTPWLLTIAANAARDALRHQQHVDAHAHAPQDGPTSVPAPDGDPAMRRRIEDALQQLPVEQREAVVLSKMEGWSFEEIAEMRGIRAGAARLRAHRGYEKLRELLGGLEDVS; translated from the coding sequence ATGGAAGGCGTCACGGACGAAGTGCTCATGGACCAGTTCCGCCAGGGAGACGAGCCGGCGTTCGAGGCGCTGTTCGCCCGGCACGCCGGGCGTGTGCATGGCTTCCTTGCTCGGATGGTGAGGGACGGACCGCTGGCGGAGGACCTCATGCAGACGACCTTCCTGTCCGTCATCCGCGCCCGGGGCCGCTACGAGCGGGGCACGCGCTTCACCCCCTGGCTGCTCACCATCGCGGCGAACGCGGCCCGGGACGCGCTGCGGCATCAGCAGCACGTGGACGCGCACGCGCACGCGCCGCAGGACGGGCCCACGTCGGTGCCCGCGCCGGACGGTGACCCGGCCATGCGCCGGCGCATCGAGGACGCGCTCCAGCAGTTGCCCGTGGAGCAGCGCGAGGCGGTGGTGCTGAGCAAGATGGAGGGCTGGTCCTTCGAGGAGATCGCCGAGATGCGCGGCATCCGCGCGGGCGCGGCCCGGCTCCGGGCGCACCGGGGCTACGAGAAGCTGCGCGAGCTGCTGGGTGGACTGGAGGACGTGTCATGA
- a CDS encoding DUF2378 family protein: MSPAEVVIQSTLFESLLRCVRLDNGLRERMAAAGYDPDRPRASYPASVFLRCQNLVLQAAYAGRPREEALRQMGRDLVRGYFETLVGKVVNVALKVAGPERAMKRVALSFRSVMEPVEITSTELGPKDWRVTFQGYPFPAEAAAGCCEEALRQAGAANPSAVLESDDGHGRFELRMRW, from the coding sequence ATGTCCCCGGCCGAGGTCGTCATCCAGTCCACGCTGTTCGAATCGCTGCTTCGCTGCGTGCGGTTGGACAACGGATTGCGCGAGCGCATGGCGGCGGCGGGCTATGACCCGGACAGGCCCAGGGCCAGCTATCCGGCGTCGGTGTTCCTGCGCTGCCAGAACCTGGTGCTGCAGGCCGCGTACGCGGGCCGGCCTCGGGAGGAGGCCCTGCGGCAGATGGGCCGGGACCTGGTGCGCGGCTACTTCGAGACGCTGGTGGGCAAGGTCGTGAACGTGGCCCTGAAGGTCGCGGGTCCGGAGCGCGCGATGAAGCGGGTGGCGCTGAGCTTCCGCTCCGTGATGGAGCCGGTGGAGATCACCTCCACGGAGCTGGGCCCCAAGGACTGGCGGGTGACATTCCAGGGCTACCCCTTCCCGGCGGAGGCCGCGGCGGGGTGTTGCGAGGAGGCCCTGCGTCAGGCCGGGGCCGCCAATCCCAGCGCTGTCCTGGAGTCCGATGACGGCCACGGCCGCTTCGAGCTGCGCATGCGCTGGTAG
- a CDS encoding glutathione S-transferase family protein — MSDAKFELYYWPGIPGRGEFVRLVLEEAGADWVDVGLLPEAQGGGAKAVSAMIGKGPVPAYAPPVLKVGDVVFSQAPNICSYLGERFGLVPSDEASRLHARQFQLTVADAVAEAHDTHHPLAVMKYYDEQKDAAKQRAEDFRTQRIPKFLGYFERVLKANTQGGGKYLLGRDFSYPELALYQLVEGLLYAFPNAMRRVAPEVPGVMALRQRVSERPRIVAYKQSKRAQPFNQHGIFRHYPELDDPNATK, encoded by the coding sequence ATGAGCGACGCGAAGTTCGAGCTGTACTACTGGCCCGGCATTCCCGGCCGGGGCGAGTTCGTGCGGCTGGTGCTGGAGGAGGCGGGCGCGGACTGGGTCGACGTGGGCCTCCTTCCCGAAGCCCAGGGCGGCGGGGCCAAGGCCGTCTCGGCCATGATTGGCAAGGGCCCCGTGCCCGCGTACGCACCGCCCGTGCTCAAGGTGGGCGACGTCGTCTTTTCCCAGGCGCCCAACATCTGCTCGTACCTGGGCGAGCGCTTCGGCCTGGTCCCCTCGGACGAGGCCTCGCGTCTCCACGCCCGCCAATTCCAGCTCACCGTCGCGGACGCGGTCGCGGAAGCCCATGACACGCACCACCCGCTCGCAGTGATGAAGTACTACGACGAGCAGAAGGACGCCGCGAAGCAGCGCGCCGAGGACTTCCGCACCCAGCGCATCCCGAAGTTCCTGGGCTACTTCGAGCGCGTGCTCAAGGCGAACACGCAGGGCGGCGGGAAGTACCTCCTGGGCCGCGACTTCTCCTATCCCGAGCTGGCGCTGTACCAGCTGGTGGAAGGCCTGCTGTATGCCTTTCCCAATGCCATGCGCCGCGTCGCCCCGGAGGTCCCCGGCGTGATGGCCCTACGTCAGCGCGTCTCGGAGCGTCCCCGCATCGTCGCGTACAAGCAGTCCAAGCGCGCGCAGCCCTTCAATCAACACGGCATCTTCCGGCACTACCCGGAGCTGGACGACCCGAACGCGACGAAGTGA